In Lachnospiraceae bacterium, the DNA window CAAGTGTTCTCATTCGTCTGTCCTCTGTTATAATTCTTTGATGATGTGACAAGCCACACCCTGAATGCAGCACTCATCTACAATGATGTCTTTCATCTTCTTATTTTCCGGGTGGAGAATGATTTTCTGATTCTCATCATCTCGGAAGTAACGTTTCAATGTATTCTGATTATCCACAAGGGCAACTACTATATCGCCCTCTTTGGCTTCTACCTGCTTTTTGACAACCACAAGGTCGCCGTCATCAATCCCTGCTTCAATCATAGACTGACCGCTTGCTCTTAATATAAAGAAATCTCCTTTGCCGAAAATAGCAGTAGGAAGCGATACATATTCTTCAATATTTTCTTCCTCATACTGAGGACTGCCACAAGGAATAGAACCCACAATCGGTGTCTGTGTCTGTTCGCCACTGTACTTACGGGTCACATTTGTACTAATTTCCTGCCCGTCGTACTCAATCATATTCTTCTCAGCCATCTCTACCAAGTATTTGTATGCTGTACCTCTGGCAATGCCAACCGCTTCAGCAATCTTTGTAGTCGATGGGGATTGTCTGTTTTGCAGGTAATAATCCTCAATATACTTTTTTATCTCACTCATAAGTTCAGGACTCTTGCTTCTCATACCTGCACCTCGCTTTCTTTTCTATCGGAAGCACTCTGCTTTCGATAGTTTTATTATACCTGATACGAAAATTTTTTCAAGTAGGTTTTTCGCAAAAGAAAAGAGGTGTCGCAATTTGCTAACACCTCTGCACCTTTTAACTCAATTTATTTCTTTTTAACTCAACCAATGTTAAAAGTAAAGTTTTTGTTTTCATTGAAAATTACAGCCTATAAAGGCTTTTTTGTTCAATGAACTTTTATCCTGCAATTTGTGCAGACCGTCTGCACAATTAGATTGTTGCCACACTGAGGCAACAATCTAAGCAATGTATAAATCTTTGGTAATAGTCGCATTTATTTTGGATTCACTGAGTCTAAAATCTTTAAGAACTCTTTTACTATGTATTATCCTTCACTCCATAACACTGATACAACATATCTGTCATTTTTATTCCATTGAAAATTTCCGCACATAAAGGCTTTTTTGTTCAATGCAATTTGTGCAGACCGTCTGCACAAATTACTTTTTCATATCAATTCTACTTCTAATATCTTCTACGGCAGGTAATGCATTTTTCAAATCTAACGGTAAATCCGTGCATAAGTGATATTCACTGACACCAATCGGTTTTGACATATCTCTCAATGCATACTCTGCAATTGTTCTATTTTCATCTCTGCACAAAATAAGTCCCACTGATGGATTATCCTCTGGAGCTTTCACTAAATCGTCTAAAGCAGATAAATAAAAATTCATCTTTCCTGCCTGTTCTGGCTTAAACTCGCCAGTTTTAAGGTCTATTGCCACATAACATCTAATCTTTGTGTTATAGAAAAGAAGGTCTATATAAAAATCTTTTCCCCCAACCTCAAGATGATACTGCTGTCCCATAAAGGCAAAACCAGTGCCTAATTCCATCAACAAAGAAGTAACATTTTTTACAAGTTCATTTTCTATATCTGTTTCCAACATTTCTTCCGTATAATCAATGAAATCAAACATATATGGGTCTTTCATTGTGCTTAATACCATATCCTTTTGTTCAGCCGGTAATCGTCTTTCAAAATTTGATATTTTATTAGCAACTGCCTGTCGCTCATATAATTGACTCTTAACTTGGGAAGCCAAATCATCAACCGACCACTTATGTTCTAAAGTTTTTTCCAGATACCATATATATTCTTCTCGATTTGACACTTTACTCATCAATATCTGATGATGACTCCAAGTAATTCTTCCCAATCCGTACTCGTCTACATCATCTTCCGTGAAAATCTGTGCAAATTTCTTCATATACTTTAAATTTCTGACAGAATAACCTTTTGCACTTGGAAATCTCATCTTCATATCCTTAGACAGATTTTCTACAAATTTATTTCCCCACTCAGAATTGCGGATAATAACATTTCCAATAAATATATTTGTTTTCATTATCTCACTATTTACACTGACAGAAGCTCTGCATTTAGCCTGATTGACATAATCATTTATTTCCTCTACTGCCTGCAAATATTGATTTGACGGTGTAAGCATATTGGCTCCTTCCTAATTGTGCAGACCGTCTGCACAATTTAAAAACATATCATTTTCATATTCATAATAATTGATTTTTCACACAAATTCTAAATCATTTACGAATCACTACTCACTCTCCTGCATATCCTCATCGGCTTTTGCAATCATCTGTCTGTACTGTTCTTTCACACTTTCCGGTGCAAGTATCTGTACTTTTCCATTAAAGCCAAATACCCAACCGAAAAAGGTAGGACTGGCTGATACTTCGGTCTGTACTCTGAAAGAAGTCATATCATACGCAAGGGTTGTCACATCTTCTCCGAAACGGTCTACCATTGTTTTCATCAGACTGTTATCACACCGTAAATCCACAAGAACTTTCTCTCCTGAGAACATAAAGAACACTTCTTTTGTAAAATTCTCAATATCAAAATCATCGGGCATTGGGATAATATCCTTATCCAGTATCTCAGGTTTGGAAGCAATACGGTCTACCCTGAAATTGATAACCTTGCTTTTCTTCTCTGAATATCCGAGAACATAATAATAGTCCCCACACCAGAGAAGTTTATACGGACTGAACTTATACACTTCGCCCTTATTCTTCAGAACCTTTTTCTTTAATCCGGTATAATCATAATACTGGAAAGAAATCTGTTTACCTGCATTGATGGCGTCATTTATAGCGTCGATGATATAATATATCTGTTCATTATCCGGCTTAATACGATTGACCACATAGTTATTACGCTTCAGCTTCGATGCCTGCCCTGGACTAGTCATCGTATGTATCTTTTCAATCAAAGTTTCGCTTTTCTTCTTTGTAATGAACTTCGATGACTCTACCGCATCTATCAGCAGTTTCAGTTCCGGCAATTCAAACTTACGACTAGCTACAAAGTATTTGCTTTGAGTAGAATGGATAGTAACAATGTCCATTCCAAACTCCTGAAGTGCAGCAATATCTTTTGTGACCGTCGTTCTATGTGCAGATATTCCATATTCATCATTCAATATATTGATTAACTGTGTTGTGGAAAGAGGATTTTCTTCATCGGTTCTTTCCAGTAAAATCTTTTGTAAATATAAAATTCTTGGCTTTGTTTCCATAATTTTTATATACCAATCGCTCCATCAATAGTATCTGTCTACTTTTTCTTTTTAGGCTTAGGTGCTGGCAATTCGTCA includes these proteins:
- the lexA gene encoding transcriptional repressor LexA — protein: MRSKSPELMSEIKKYIEDYYLQNRQSPSTTKIAEAVGIARGTAYKYLVEMAEKNMIEYDGQEISTNVTRKYSGEQTQTPIVGSIPCGSPQYEEENIEEYVSLPTAIFGKGDFFILRASGQSMIEAGIDDGDLVVVKKQVEAKEGDIVVALVDNQNTLKRYFRDDENQKIILHPENKKMKDIIVDECCIQGVACHIIKEL
- a CDS encoding transcriptional regulator codes for the protein METKPRILYLQKILLERTDEENPLSTTQLINILNDEYGISAHRTTVTKDIAALQEFGMDIVTIHSTQSKYFVASRKFELPELKLLIDAVESSKFITKKKSETLIEKIHTMTSPGQASKLKRNNYVVNRIKPDNEQIYYIIDAINDAINAGKQISFQYYDYTGLKKKVLKNKGEVYKFSPYKLLWCGDYYYVLGYSEKKSKVINFRVDRIASKPEILDKDIIPMPDDFDIENFTKEVFFMFSGEKVLVDLRCDNSLMKTMVDRFGEDVTTLAYDMTSFRVQTEVSASPTFFGWVFGFNGKVQILAPESVKEQYRQMIAKADEDMQESE
- a CDS encoding PDDEXK nuclease domain-containing protein; translation: MLTPSNQYLQAVEEINDYVNQAKCRASVSVNSEIMKTNIFIGNVIIRNSEWGNKFVENLSKDMKMRFPSAKGYSVRNLKYMKKFAQIFTEDDVDEYGLGRITWSHHQILMSKVSNREEYIWYLEKTLEHKWSVDDLASQVKSQLYERQAVANKISNFERRLPAEQKDMVLSTMKDPYMFDFIDYTEEMLETDIENELVKNVTSLLMELGTGFAFMGQQYHLEVGGKDFYIDLLFYNTKIRCYVAIDLKTGEFKPEQAGKMNFYLSALDDLVKAPEDNPSVGLILCRDENRTIAEYALRDMSKPIGVSEYHLCTDLPLDLKNALPAVEDIRSRIDMKK